A window of the Haloarcula rubripromontorii genome harbors these coding sequences:
- a CDS encoding DUF2150 family protein, translating to MSTPPGEYYTEERWQNWLDRIEEEDVDPEDEDSARLLLNLQDDAAIAVAKIITDYEDGPLDEEATLDELTGVREIVLDDIDIDDEETVMLIDGVQTSLLCVFYAAEEFVAEGAADDATTTDYIEAAADAEAEEDLDAALGYCVQAGTQIIGGSELPMEVAEDLEYGLVSEWVNGLDSLQTAMSDPEVVEEDES from the coding sequence ATGAGCACTCCGCCGGGGGAGTATTACACCGAAGAACGCTGGCAGAACTGGCTAGACCGTATCGAGGAAGAAGACGTCGACCCTGAAGACGAGGATTCGGCGCGTCTCCTGTTGAACCTCCAAGACGACGCCGCGATCGCGGTCGCGAAGATTATCACCGACTACGAGGACGGACCGCTTGACGAGGAAGCGACGCTCGACGAGCTTACCGGCGTCCGGGAGATTGTTCTCGACGACATCGACATCGACGACGAGGAGACCGTGATGCTGATCGACGGCGTCCAGACCTCGCTGCTGTGCGTGTTCTACGCGGCCGAGGAGTTCGTTGCTGAGGGGGCCGCGGACGACGCGACCACTACGGACTACATCGAGGCCGCCGCGGACGCAGAAGCCGAAGAGGATCTCGATGCGGCGCTCGGGTACTGTGTGCAGGCCGGCACGCAGATCATCGGCGGGTCGGAGCTCCCGATGGAGGTCGCTGAGGACCTCGAATACGGGCTCGTCTCCGAGTGGGTCAACGGACTCGACAGCCTCCAGACCGCGATGAGCGACCCGGAAGTCGTCGAAGAAGACGAGAGTTGA
- a CDS encoding mechanosensitive ion channel family protein — MAVQGTATPTPTANDTGESLLDLFTVLQRSLDQLVATQGRLVATLILLTVLLLGVVVVPAALSRLRSVASARTGDWLQIMADYTPTTIRGVFLRIAQFSMVVLVVVSFLIVWGVVDIVQTVGPYLNGSDRSVLATIQTVVLVMLAFVLSDQMQRWIGRFSQAVTGFTEHQEEILLRLGQVTVFVTIGATVFAVWGIDLSGLLVGAGFLGIVVGLAARQTLGSLIAGFVLMFSRPFTIGDWVLVGDQEGIVTDITIFNTRLENFDGEFVIIPNDRVSDRAVTNRSRKGLLRLTVDIGVDYDTDVDRAMELAREAMADIEHVVDSPTPDVVPKDFGDSAVVMELRFWIDHPTPPRKWRAISAVVRGVKATFDEEDISIPFPQRTLSNRVDAADEESLEGSVEMRPDGDG, encoded by the coding sequence GTGGCTGTGCAGGGGACGGCCACGCCTACGCCGACGGCCAACGACACCGGAGAAAGCCTTCTGGACCTCTTTACCGTGTTACAGCGGTCGCTGGACCAGTTGGTCGCAACGCAGGGGCGACTCGTCGCGACGCTCATTCTCCTGACCGTGCTCCTTCTCGGTGTCGTCGTCGTTCCAGCAGCCCTCTCCCGGCTTCGATCTGTCGCATCGGCCCGAACCGGGGACTGGCTGCAGATCATGGCCGACTACACGCCGACGACCATCCGGGGCGTGTTTCTCCGCATCGCCCAGTTTTCGATGGTCGTTCTCGTCGTCGTCTCGTTTCTCATCGTCTGGGGCGTTGTCGATATCGTCCAGACAGTCGGGCCGTACCTCAACGGGAGCGATCGGTCAGTACTGGCGACGATACAGACGGTCGTTCTCGTCATGCTGGCGTTCGTCCTGTCCGACCAGATGCAGCGGTGGATCGGGCGGTTCAGCCAGGCCGTCACCGGCTTCACCGAACATCAGGAGGAGATCCTCCTCCGGCTGGGGCAGGTCACCGTGTTCGTTACCATCGGTGCGACGGTGTTCGCCGTCTGGGGTATCGATCTCAGTGGCCTGCTCGTCGGGGCCGGGTTTCTCGGTATCGTTGTCGGTCTGGCCGCCAGACAGACACTTGGCTCGCTTATCGCCGGCTTCGTCCTGATGTTCTCCCGTCCGTTCACTATCGGCGACTGGGTGCTCGTCGGCGATCAGGAAGGGATCGTGACCGACATCACGATCTTCAACACACGGCTGGAGAACTTCGACGGCGAGTTCGTCATCATTCCGAACGACCGCGTGAGCGACCGCGCAGTGACGAACCGCAGCCGGAAGGGGCTGTTGCGGCTCACAGTCGACATCGGTGTGGACTACGACACCGACGTGGACCGGGCGATGGAACTCGCCCGCGAGGCGATGGCCGACATCGAGCACGTCGTCGACTCCCCCACGCCGGATGTGGTTCCGAAGGACTTCGGCGATTCCGCCGTGGTGATGGAACTCCGGTTCTGGATCGATCACCCGACGCCACCGCGGAAGTGGCGCGCCATCTCGGCGGTCGTCCGCGGCGTGAAAGCCACGTTCGACGAGGAAGACATCTCGATCCCGTTCCCGCAGCGGACCCTCTCGAACCGCGTGGACGCGGCGGACGAGGAGTCACTGGAAGGCAGCGTGGAGATGCGTCCGGACGGCGACGGGTAA